From Granulicella sp. WH15, the proteins below share one genomic window:
- a CDS encoding type IV secretion system DNA-binding domain-containing protein, with translation MFRKSHVVVPRNTTHPNRRYALRLSKYFSKPKLSNVARMMSPTLVAFAFAGVAHAQGTMDFSGAQTLMTTFKTFAIYAGAVICFGGLIFAGIRMMSGRFQLATPLQRYYLPVYERASAFGAFSSTHWSSYRMLFVRGRGIAPRPALNGDVVLGRTQEPGGTSIPLALSEEAQQHGGSLLFRGPQRSYADARLSTYLRAVVYGVSLSAFFRPPVLGGAVAFMLFLPFAAMKDMQRQKQLKYGRRLKGPEMLTPRQFNKTVKGDGIGFKTDEMKEMIRIPARAEAQHMQILGDTGAGKSALMFQVLRQVRSRGDSAIVYDPAREFVKRFYDPSRGDVILNPLDKRCPYWGPAEDLRSRSEAKALAASLFQPPQDKKGEFFIESPQKIFAFLMAYGPTPAELIEWMSNPEEIDRRLQGTEHAHLIDPRAHQQRAGVLASLGLVADSLRLLPKRDEANGTWTATEWAEKREGWIFLTSLPAEREALRPLQSLWIDWLVLRLLNERIEGQKRVWFLIDELASLQKLPQFHTALTEGRKGGNPVVLGLQGKAQLEYLYGHLAEVMLSQPATSIWLTTKEPKAGQWVSEFIGKVEIERLRETHFDGSRAGRNFSLDRQVESLVLESEISGLADLHAYMKYQNYVTRFSFPYFNMPVVANGFELRVRKDDKLPYDPKRTTEASPAELKQEPGASAPAQSDGIVTVEQIEPEHAIAPDTDERQDLILRG, from the coding sequence ATGTTCCGCAAAAGCCATGTCGTTGTTCCCCGAAATACCACCCACCCTAACCGTCGTTATGCATTAAGACTCTCAAAATACTTCTCCAAACCTAAACTCTCTAACGTTGCACGCATGATGTCACCAACCTTGGTCGCATTCGCTTTTGCAGGTGTTGCCCATGCTCAGGGAACGATGGACTTCTCTGGGGCGCAAACGCTGATGACTACCTTCAAAACTTTTGCCATTTATGCTGGCGCGGTCATCTGCTTCGGCGGCTTGATTTTCGCTGGAATTCGCATGATGAGTGGAAGATTTCAACTGGCTACGCCGTTGCAGCGGTACTACCTACCCGTCTACGAACGGGCCTCCGCATTCGGCGCGTTCTCCTCGACGCATTGGAGCAGCTACCGAATGCTGTTTGTAAGGGGACGTGGGATTGCGCCGCGCCCCGCCTTGAATGGCGATGTAGTGCTTGGCCGGACACAGGAACCGGGTGGCACGTCGATTCCTCTGGCGCTCTCTGAGGAAGCACAACAGCACGGAGGCTCGCTGCTTTTCCGTGGCCCACAACGCAGCTATGCGGACGCACGATTGAGTACCTATCTGAGAGCCGTTGTATACGGTGTTTCGCTCTCTGCTTTCTTCCGTCCGCCGGTACTCGGCGGCGCGGTGGCATTCATGCTGTTCCTTCCGTTCGCAGCCATGAAAGACATGCAGCGGCAGAAGCAGTTGAAGTATGGGCGGCGGCTAAAAGGCCCGGAGATGCTTACGCCGCGCCAGTTCAACAAGACCGTCAAGGGCGACGGTATTGGGTTCAAAACCGACGAGATGAAAGAAATGATTCGTATACCGGCACGGGCCGAGGCCCAGCACATGCAGATTCTCGGCGATACCGGCGCGGGTAAGTCGGCGCTCATGTTCCAGGTGCTCCGTCAGGTCCGCAGCAGGGGCGATTCTGCCATCGTTTATGACCCAGCCCGCGAGTTCGTGAAGCGATTTTACGATCCTTCACGGGGTGATGTCATCTTGAATCCGCTGGACAAACGCTGCCCCTATTGGGGACCAGCCGAGGACTTGCGGAGCCGCTCCGAGGCCAAAGCACTCGCAGCATCTCTATTCCAACCGCCGCAGGACAAGAAGGGTGAGTTTTTCATTGAATCCCCGCAGAAAATCTTTGCCTTCCTCATGGCCTATGGTCCGACTCCCGCCGAATTGATCGAGTGGATGTCGAACCCGGAAGAGATCGACCGAAGACTCCAGGGCACCGAGCACGCGCACCTGATTGACCCGCGCGCGCATCAGCAGCGGGCGGGTGTTCTCGCTTCTCTCGGCCTTGTTGCCGACAGTCTCCGACTGCTACCGAAGAGAGACGAAGCCAACGGAACGTGGACAGCGACGGAGTGGGCCGAGAAGCGGGAGGGCTGGATCTTCCTTACGTCTTTGCCCGCCGAGCGCGAGGCGCTTCGCCCATTGCAAAGTCTATGGATCGACTGGCTCGTGCTGCGACTGCTCAATGAACGGATCGAAGGGCAGAAACGGGTATGGTTTCTCATCGACGAGTTGGCAAGTTTGCAGAAACTTCCGCAGTTCCACACAGCCCTTACTGAAGGGCGAAAGGGAGGAAACCCTGTCGTGCTTGGGCTCCAGGGCAAGGCCCAGCTTGAGTATCTGTACGGTCACCTTGCGGAAGTGATGCTGTCGCAGCCCGCTACAAGCATCTGGCTTACGACCAAGGAACCGAAAGCCGGTCAGTGGGTGAGCGAGTTTATCGGCAAAGTCGAGATCGAGCGACTGCGAGAGACGCACTTCGACGGCTCACGCGCAGGCCGGAATTTCTCTCTCGACCGGCAGGTAGAGTCGCTGGTGCTGGAGTCCGAAATCTCCGGCCTCGCGGACCTGCACGCTTATATGAAGTACCAAAATTACGTCACGCGGTTTTCGTTCCCGTACTTCAATATGCCGGTGGTGGCGAACGGGTTTGAGTTGCGAGTGAGGAAGGATGACAAGCTGCCTTACGACCCGAAGCGGACAACGGAGGCGTCCCCTGCGGAACTGAAGCAGGAGCCGGGGGCCTCCGCTCCTGCACAGTCCGATGGGATTGTGACGGTAGAGCAGATCGAGCCGGAACATGCCATCGCTCCCGATACCGACGAGCGCCAGGACCTGATATTGCGAGGGTGA